TTTTCCTGATCAGCCGCAACCAGATTATTCTTTGGCCGGCCATCGCCTGCACTCCGATGTTCTGGGGCATCTTATTACTGAATCATAAACGCCGCTACGATGCCGCCCGTTTCGGATTGCTGGGTATCTTTTCATTCATCATGCTGTATTACGGCAGCATCCTGAGTAAAGAGGCCGATGTACAGGTGCTGGCGATATTTATTATCAGCATCACAGTACTGATGTCTAAGCCAGATGGGGACAAGCTTCCGCGTGGATCTGCGATGGTCATACCATTCATTTTCCTGATCGTGGTGGAACTGGGGTATAAGTATAACTGGGGCTTCTTTGGCTTAAAAGCACCGATGACCGCCGAGGTATTGGAAATGTATCGCTGGCTGATCATTCCTATCGTGGTAGTATTGAACTACCTGGTTGTAAGCCTTTACCAGAAAGGGATAGAAGATCTGCTGGTAACGCTGCGCAACCGCAACAACACCTTACGCAAAAGCCGCGACGAGAACCAGAAACAAAAGAAACAACTGCAGGTGAATAGCGAAAAACTCGCAGAAGAAGTAAAGGCCCGCACCGCAGAACTCGACCGTGCCAATCAATCCAAAGCCATCTTTATTTCCGAGCTCAGTAACGAGATCAGCGGACCGTTGCAAGGTATCCTGGAAGTGACACGGCAACTGTCAGACCCGGCCTCTGGTGGCAGGATTACACCACAACAATTACGGAGCATCCGCGCTAACAGCGATGAACTGCAACAGCTGATCCGCAACGTGCACCACCTGTCCGAAATGGAGGAAGGGAAGGCTACACAACTACATCTGCGTCCGTTCGAAATAAAAGCATGGCTGGATGATGCGATACGGTATTACAGCCAGGATGCACGCAGGCAGTCTGTCGAACTATTGAAAGAAATAGACCCACGTTTTCCATCCGCGGTGATCACCGATCCCGATGTGTTGGGCGATGTGATACATCATGTACTTTCCAACGCCGTTAAATTTACCGAAGCCCATAAAAGCGTGCGTATACGTGGTTTTATGAACGCCGGCAAACTGTTCATACAAATATGTGATCAGGGTACAGGCATTGCGATGGATAAGATACCTTCCCTCTTCCGTCCGTTTGACCAGGGCGACCGGGAGATTTGCCGTAAGTATGGCGGTAGCGGCTTTGGTCTGGCCATTGCTAAACGCCAGATAGAGCTACTTGGCGGCGACCTGCAAATCAGCAGCACGCTGGGCGAGGGAACCAACTTCCTGATCAGCTGGCCGGCGAATGTACCGGCCAGGGTAGGCGTGTGAGCTTAACGATTCACCCGTTGGTAAAGTATTCTGTCGAATCGCTGTTGCAGTGTTCTGAAATACAGCGTTACCAGTAATATCGCGAACACTACGGTGCCCACCGCATACAGGT
This genomic interval from Chitinophaga horti contains the following:
- a CDS encoding HAMP domain-containing histidine kinase yields the protein MGVDLLQNLKTWRDRIYGLGVLDTYSKEDGRRIRVVNVIAAVTSILVAIYGIVFFLISRNQIILWPAIACTPMFWGILLLNHKRRYDAARFGLLGIFSFIMLYYGSILSKEADVQVLAIFIISITVLMSKPDGDKLPRGSAMVIPFIFLIVVELGYKYNWGFFGLKAPMTAEVLEMYRWLIIPIVVVLNYLVVSLYQKGIEDLLVTLRNRNNTLRKSRDENQKQKKQLQVNSEKLAEEVKARTAELDRANQSKAIFISELSNEISGPLQGILEVTRQLSDPASGGRITPQQLRSIRANSDELQQLIRNVHHLSEMEEGKATQLHLRPFEIKAWLDDAIRYYSQDARRQSVELLKEIDPRFPSAVITDPDVLGDVIHHVLSNAVKFTEAHKSVRIRGFMNAGKLFIQICDQGTGIAMDKIPSLFRPFDQGDREICRKYGGSGFGLAIAKRQIELLGGDLQISSTLGEGTNFLISWPANVPARVGV